From Candidatus Dependentiae bacterium, the proteins below share one genomic window:
- a CDS encoding DUF167 domain-containing protein, which yields MSLIIEIKVMPSSGRLSWVLDKTGRLKCFLKSPAEQGKANKELVKFTAKTLGIAQDRVTIMSGEISRNKRLKIDLDVTLDQLIGLLGIERQKSMFDE from the coding sequence ATGTCATTGATTATAGAAATTAAGGTTATGCCCAGTTCTGGTCGATTATCATGGGTTTTAGACAAAACAGGCCGTTTGAAGTGTTTTCTTAAAAGTCCTGCCGAGCAAGGAAAAGCTAATAAAGAGCTGGTAAAGTTTACTGCCAAGACGCTTGGCATTGCCCAAGATCGGGTAACAATTATGAGCGGCGAGATTAGTCGGAACAAACGTCTTAAGATTGATCTTGATGTTACCCTCGACCAACTGATAGGGTTGTTGGGAATTGAGCGACAAAAGAGTATGTTTGATGAGTAA